Proteins from a single region of Desulfurellaceae bacterium:
- a CDS encoding XRE family transcriptional regulator, with amino-acid sequence MSAAIKVTPSSGNVFADLNLPNPEERLVKATIALSIGELIEKRGLTQEEAGTLLGLPQSSVSNLVRGKLEKFSIDRLLRYMRKLDYDVTISFKLKPKSREEATMTVEGTPISA; translated from the coding sequence ATGAGTGCAGCCATCAAAGTCACGCCTTCAAGCGGGAATGTCTTCGCTGATCTGAACCTGCCGAATCCTGAAGAGCGTTTGGTGAAAGCGACAATCGCCTTGAGCATTGGGGAACTGATTGAGAAACGCGGCCTCACCCAAGAGGAAGCCGGGACGCTTCTTGGCTTGCCACAATCAAGTGTCTCGAACTTGGTCCGGGGCAAACTGGAGAAGTTCAGCATAGACCGGTTGCTTCGCTACATGCGAAAGCTGGACTACGATGTGACCATCAGTTTTAAGCTCAAGCCCAAGTCGCGCGAGGAGGCGACCATGACCGTTGAGGGAACCCCAATCTCGGCCTGA
- a CDS encoding NAD(P)/FAD-dependent oxidoreductase, with protein sequence MNVEHFDVLIVGAGLSGIAAGYHLWTSCPDRTYAILERRDTIGGTWDLFRYPGIRSDSDMYTLGYSFRPWSDPQAIADGPAILRYVNETAAEYGIMDKIRFGHHVKRASWSTTEARWTVETERTDTAEPCRFTCNFLFMCSGYYNYDQGYTPEFAGTDTFRGQIVHPQHWTEDITYADKRVVVIGSGATAVTLVPEMAKTAAHVTMLQRSPTYIVAMPSEDHLANLLRRFLPNSLVYRLTRWRNVVLGLGFFWFCRRYPERARAFLLGRVRATLGPDYDVEQHFSPHYNPWQQRMCLAPDNDFFAALKTDRASVVTDHIDRFTERGIRLRSGEELGADLIVTATGLNLQLLGGLEVTVDGERTDFSKTLTYKGLMFSNVPNMALVSGYTNTSWTLKCDLTCEYVCRLLNHMRAKGYDQCRPRPHDPDIELEPLLDFTSGYIQRAIDAFPKQTSQVPWKAYQNYMRDVWSVAYGSIEDGALEFSRLPSAPRQAVAADMPAQVAD encoded by the coding sequence ATGAACGTGGAACATTTTGACGTGTTGATTGTCGGGGCGGGGCTGTCCGGGATCGCTGCCGGCTATCATCTGTGGACGAGCTGCCCGGACCGGACCTACGCCATTCTTGAGCGACGCGACACAATCGGAGGGACCTGGGACCTCTTCCGCTATCCAGGCATTCGCTCGGACTCGGACATGTACACGCTCGGCTACTCGTTCCGCCCCTGGAGCGATCCCCAGGCCATTGCCGACGGACCGGCGATCCTGCGCTATGTGAATGAGACGGCCGCAGAGTACGGTATCATGGACAAGATCCGCTTCGGCCACCACGTCAAGCGCGCATCGTGGTCAACAACCGAGGCACGCTGGACGGTAGAGACCGAGCGGACCGATACGGCCGAACCCTGCCGCTTCACCTGCAACTTCCTCTTCATGTGCAGCGGCTACTATAACTACGACCAGGGGTATACGCCGGAGTTTGCCGGAACCGACACCTTCCGGGGGCAAATCGTCCATCCCCAGCACTGGACGGAAGACATCACCTATGCGGACAAGCGCGTAGTGGTGATCGGCAGCGGCGCGACCGCCGTGACCCTGGTGCCCGAGATGGCCAAGACCGCAGCACACGTCACCATGCTGCAACGTTCGCCGACCTACATTGTCGCCATGCCGTCGGAGGATCATCTGGCGAATCTGCTCCGACGTTTTCTGCCCAACAGCCTCGTCTACAGGCTGACCCGGTGGAGAAACGTGGTCCTGGGACTGGGCTTTTTCTGGTTCTGCCGGCGTTACCCGGAGCGAGCCAGGGCCTTTCTGCTGGGCCGTGTCCGCGCCACGCTCGGCCCCGACTACGACGTTGAGCAGCATTTCAGCCCCCACTACAACCCCTGGCAACAGCGCATGTGTCTGGCGCCGGACAACGATTTCTTTGCCGCGCTCAAGACCGACCGGGCCTCGGTCGTCACCGACCACATCGACCGCTTCACCGAGCGGGGTATTCGGCTGCGCTCGGGCGAAGAACTCGGGGCCGACCTGATCGTGACGGCCACGGGTCTCAATCTTCAGTTGCTCGGCGGTCTTGAGGTGACGGTCGACGGCGAGCGAACCGATTTCTCAAAGACTCTGACCTACAAGGGTCTGATGTTCAGCAATGTACCGAACATGGCCCTGGTCAGCGGCTACACCAACACGTCCTGGACGCTCAAGTGCGACCTCACCTGCGAGTACGTGTGTCGTCTGCTCAACCACATGCGGGCCAAGGGCTACGACCAGTGCCGCCCGCGCCCCCACGACCCGGATATCGAGCTTGAGCCTCTGCTGGATTTCACCTCGGGCTATATCCAGCGCGCGATTGACGCCTTTCCCAAGCAGACCTCACAAGTGCCCTGGAAAGCGTACCAGAACTATATGCGCGATGTCTGGTCGGTAGCCTACGGCTCGATTGAAGACGGTGCGCTGGAGTTCAGCCGGCTGCCGTCCGCGCCGCGCCAGGCTGTCGCTGCGGACATGCCGGCACAGGTGGCCGACTGA
- a CDS encoding VOC family protein: protein MIRPKKVGHVVLKARNIDQVEQFYTQVMGFEVVNRLSQPRGVFFSLGEQHHDLAVLEVPPEADDPKDKQVGLHHVALQVENFEALKDCYRTLKQHDIPIVRAVDHGITKSIYFCDPAGNRLELYCDVGPDGLERFRRQDSQSMASFPPLNFEDNEAAGQRS from the coding sequence ATGATTCGTCCGAAAAAAGTTGGTCATGTGGTCTTGAAGGCTCGCAATATCGATCAGGTAGAACAGTTCTACACCCAAGTCATGGGCTTTGAGGTGGTCAACCGTCTCTCGCAGCCCCGTGGAGTGTTTTTCTCTTTGGGCGAGCAGCACCACGACCTGGCCGTGCTGGAGGTCCCGCCCGAGGCTGACGACCCCAAGGACAAGCAGGTCGGCCTCCACCACGTGGCCCTTCAGGTCGAAAACTTTGAGGCGCTCAAGGACTGCTACCGCACCCTGAAGCAGCACGACATTCCGATTGTCCGGGCGGTGGATCACGGCATTACCAAGAGCATCTACTTCTGCGACCCAGCCGGCAACAGGCTGGAGCTGTACTGTGATGTCGGCCCGGACGGCCTGGAGCGGTTTCGTCGTCAGGACAGCCAGTCAATGGCCTCCTTCCCGCCCCTAAACTTTGAAGACAACGAAGCGGCCGGCCAGCGTTCGTGA
- a CDS encoding AIR synthase family protein: protein MLPIGKLPVELLKTCLSHRGMADPRVVVGPRFGEDCAVIDMGEQYLLVKTDPVTFTTERLGWYAVHINANDIATMGGRPQWFQACLLFPPDTDRETVRDVFRQIDETCQSLGVTVSGGHTEVTRAVSQPVVVGTMYGTVDKASLVTSAGARPDDLVVMTKTAGLEGTSILIAEKADELRAVLGAARWQETRRLAQTLAISIVTEAGLAARHGASAMHDPTEGGIAMALYELASASDHGLRVELDAIPVLPLTRDICDYFQINPLGLISSGTLLLTIPPRRWPALRASLEAEGIAGQVIGSVRAEPGIAAFVNGKPTDFVYSETDELAKLLS, encoded by the coding sequence ATGCTGCCGATTGGGAAACTGCCGGTTGAGCTGCTCAAGACCTGCCTCAGCCACCGGGGCATGGCAGACCCGCGGGTTGTCGTCGGCCCCCGCTTTGGCGAGGACTGCGCGGTTATCGACATGGGCGAGCAGTATTTGCTGGTCAAGACCGATCCGGTCACCTTCACCACCGAGCGTCTCGGCTGGTACGCTGTCCATATCAACGCCAACGATATCGCCACCATGGGCGGCCGGCCGCAGTGGTTTCAGGCCTGTCTGTTGTTTCCCCCGGACACGGACCGGGAGACCGTCCGCGACGTGTTTCGCCAAATAGACGAGACCTGCCAAAGCCTCGGGGTGACCGTCAGCGGCGGTCACACCGAGGTGACCCGGGCGGTCAGTCAACCGGTTGTGGTCGGCACCATGTACGGAACGGTCGACAAGGCCAGTCTGGTCACCTCAGCCGGAGCCCGACCGGACGACCTGGTCGTCATGACCAAGACGGCCGGCCTGGAGGGCACCAGCATTCTGATTGCGGAAAAGGCCGATGAACTCCGCGCCGTACTTGGAGCGGCGCGCTGGCAGGAGACCCGCCGGCTGGCTCAGACACTCGCCATTTCCATTGTCACCGAAGCTGGCCTGGCCGCCCGGCACGGCGCCAGCGCCATGCACGACCCGACCGAGGGCGGCATCGCCATGGCGCTGTACGAGCTGGCCTCGGCCTCGGACCACGGCCTGCGGGTCGAGCTTGACGCGATTCCGGTGCTGCCGCTGACGCGGGATATTTGCGATTACTTTCAGATCAACCCGCTGGGCTTAATTAGTTCCGGGACTCTGCTGCTCACGATTCCGCCTCGGCGCTGGCCGGCACTGCGGGCCAGTCTTGAGGCCGAGGGCATCGCCGGCCAGGTGATTGGCTCGGTACGGGCCGAACCCGGCATCGCCGCGTTCGTCAATGGTAAGCCAACGGACTTTGTGTACAGTGAGACCGACGAGTTGGCGAAGCTCCTGTCGTGA
- a CDS encoding insulinase family protein: MSSQRAKSLTRFCGLLAVLGTVGLLPGPAAATPLATRTVLDTGAILLLAERPGVPMVVMNITLKTGSTADPTDKAGVANLTALLLTRGTQQYTAQALAEALDFLGTSVSVSADYETTTVLVTSLTKNLEASFGLLAEVLLHPTFPAEEFERKRTEVLGSIRSQEDDPGWVANKAFQEKLYAKHPFGRLIDGEPETLAALSRADIVSFHHTYYRPNNAIIGIAGDLTQAQAQELLARHLGGWQPAPLPPLTWPADPAPAADQVLIDRPVSQANIILGHPGVARHNPDIYAIRVMNYILGAGGFGSRLNDRIREDLGLVYSVGSRFSSRKHAGPFRIVLQTKNASATQAIEEAVGIMRRYIEEGATVAEFDAAKAYLVNSYPLGLVSNRQIASLLPALEFYELGLDYPDRYPGIIQALSLDQIKAVAKKYLHPDKLLQVVVANLEQAELTPPPPEPPAEAMAEPTRPRDHQS; the protein is encoded by the coding sequence GTGTCCTCTCAGCGTGCGAAAAGCTTGACCCGTTTTTGTGGTCTGCTCGCCGTCTTGGGCACTGTGGGCCTGCTGCCCGGTCCGGCCGCAGCCACGCCTCTGGCCACCCGGACCGTGCTGGACACTGGGGCCATCCTCCTGCTGGCCGAACGCCCCGGCGTGCCGATGGTGGTCATGAACATCACCCTCAAAACCGGCTCAACCGCCGATCCGACAGACAAAGCCGGCGTGGCCAACCTGACCGCGCTGCTGTTGACCCGCGGCACCCAACAGTACACCGCTCAGGCCCTGGCCGAAGCGCTCGACTTCCTGGGCACCTCGGTGTCGGTTTCGGCCGACTACGAAACAACGACCGTGCTGGTCACCAGCCTGACCAAGAACCTTGAGGCCTCGTTTGGCCTGCTGGCCGAGGTCTTGCTTCATCCGACCTTCCCGGCCGAGGAATTTGAGCGCAAGCGGACCGAAGTCCTGGGCAGCATCCGCAGTCAGGAAGACGACCCGGGCTGGGTGGCGAACAAGGCGTTTCAGGAGAAACTATACGCCAAGCACCCGTTTGGACGCCTGATCGACGGCGAGCCGGAAACCCTGGCCGCCCTCAGCCGGGCGGACATCGTCAGCTTCCACCACACCTACTACCGCCCCAATAACGCGATCATCGGGATTGCCGGAGACCTGACCCAAGCCCAGGCCCAGGAACTCCTGGCTCGTCACCTGGGCGGCTGGCAACCCGCCCCCCTGCCCCCGCTCACCTGGCCGGCCGATCCCGCCCCGGCTGCCGATCAAGTCCTCATCGACAGGCCGGTCAGTCAGGCCAATATCATCCTTGGCCATCCGGGTGTGGCCCGCCACAATCCGGATATCTACGCCATCCGGGTCATGAACTATATTCTCGGCGCGGGTGGCTTTGGCTCGCGTCTGAACGACCGCATTCGTGAGGATCTGGGCCTGGTCTACAGCGTGGGCAGCCGCTTCAGCAGCCGCAAACACGCCGGTCCCTTTCGGATCGTCCTGCAAACCAAAAACGCCAGCGCCACACAGGCCATTGAGGAGGCGGTTGGCATCATGCGGCGCTATATCGAAGAAGGGGCGACTGTCGCAGAATTCGACGCGGCCAAGGCCTATCTGGTCAACAGCTACCCGCTGGGACTGGTCTCCAACCGGCAGATTGCCAGCCTGCTGCCGGCCCTCGAATTCTACGAGCTGGGTCTCGACTATCCCGACCGCTATCCAGGCATTATTCAGGCCCTGAGCCTGGACCAGATCAAGGCGGTGGCCAAGAAATACCTGCACCCCGATAAACTCTTGCAGGTGGTCGTGGCCAATCTGGAACAGGCCGAGCTGACCCCGCCGCCCCCTGAGCCACCGGCAGAGGCGATGGCCGAACCGACCCGGCCCCGCGACCACCAATCCTAG
- a CDS encoding insulinase family protein, with protein MRYSWTGLALLLLLPLFLTPAFGQTPEDGWQVSQDQLDNGLTVLVLEDHRAPVVTLQVWYKVGSRNERLGITGISHLLEHLMFRGTPKYGEGEFTRLVKTRGGSLNAFTSADHTVYFERFTTAHLDLMLELEADRMANLNLDQTDLEAERQIVMEERRLRTSDDPGSELWEQVSTTAYTAHPYAWPVVGWQRDLETISLDQVKHYRQTYYAPGNAILVVAGDISRQTVLPKIHATFGAVPAGPSAPPVTALEPPQRGERRIVFRRPAALPVYIAAYHVPNLHEQDSPALSVLSVILSSGRSARLQKTLVEEQALVLSASAGYDETAKDATLFTLSMRVAPGKTWQAAETALFEQIERLQTQTVSDHELERAKNLVESHFIYGQDSLFYRAMQIGQYASLGDWRLVQRVVPNLRAVTASEVQRVAQTYLREDNRTVGVLIPEGPPIRERPSGGVGDRIVH; from the coding sequence ATGCGCTATTCTTGGACAGGACTGGCTCTTTTGCTGCTTCTGCCCCTGTTCTTGACACCCGCTTTCGGCCAGACTCCCGAAGACGGCTGGCAGGTCAGCCAGGACCAGCTGGACAACGGCCTGACAGTCTTAGTGCTCGAGGATCATCGGGCGCCGGTCGTCACCCTCCAGGTGTGGTACAAGGTCGGCTCGCGGAACGAGCGGCTGGGCATCACCGGCATCTCGCACCTGCTCGAACACCTCATGTTTCGCGGCACTCCGAAATACGGCGAGGGCGAGTTTACCCGCCTGGTCAAAACACGCGGCGGCAGCCTCAACGCTTTTACCAGCGCCGATCACACCGTCTACTTTGAGCGCTTCACCACCGCTCACCTGGACCTGATGCTCGAGCTTGAAGCCGACCGCATGGCCAATCTGAACCTCGACCAGACCGACCTTGAGGCCGAGCGTCAGATTGTGATGGAAGAACGCCGCCTGCGCACCAGCGATGACCCAGGCTCCGAGTTGTGGGAACAGGTCAGCACGACCGCGTATACCGCCCATCCCTACGCCTGGCCGGTCGTTGGCTGGCAACGCGACCTGGAGACCATCAGCCTGGATCAGGTCAAGCACTATCGACAGACCTATTATGCTCCCGGTAACGCCATCCTCGTCGTTGCCGGAGACATCAGCCGGCAGACCGTTCTGCCCAAAATCCACGCCACCTTCGGCGCGGTTCCGGCCGGTCCGTCCGCCCCCCCGGTTACCGCGCTTGAGCCGCCGCAGCGTGGCGAGCGTCGGATCGTGTTCAGACGCCCTGCCGCCCTGCCCGTGTATATTGCCGCCTACCACGTGCCCAACCTGCACGAACAGGACAGCCCGGCCCTGTCGGTCCTGTCTGTTATCCTGAGCAGCGGGCGGAGCGCACGCTTGCAGAAAACCCTGGTCGAAGAACAGGCGCTGGTTCTCAGCGCCAGCGCCGGGTATGACGAAACGGCAAAAGACGCCACCCTGTTCACCCTGTCGATGCGGGTCGCCCCGGGCAAAACCTGGCAGGCTGCGGAAACCGCGCTGTTTGAGCAGATTGAGCGGCTTCAAACACAGACGGTGAGCGACCACGAACTCGAGCGGGCCAAAAACCTGGTCGAGTCGCACTTCATCTATGGCCAGGATTCCCTGTTCTACCGGGCAATGCAGATCGGGCAGTACGCCTCGCTGGGCGATTGGCGGCTGGTGCAGCGCGTCGTGCCAAATCTGCGCGCCGTCACCGCTTCGGAAGTCCAGCGGGTCGCCCAGACCTATTTACGGGAAGACAACCGCACGGTGGGAGTGCTGATCCCTGAGGGTCCGCCCATCCGGGAGCGACCCAGCGGCGGCGTGGGCGACCGGATCGTCCACTAG
- a CDS encoding UTP--glucose-1-phosphate uridylyltransferase, whose product MITPVKKAVIPAAGLGTRLLPVTKVSAKELLPVVDRPASQYVVEEASAAGITHIIFVISRSKDDIGRYFAPDARRLADRDTENRLAGLNALLSRVSVSCVYQDEPRGLGHAVLCAREAVGDEPCLVILPDDLGQADPPLSAQLLQVYERTGKGVLALEQIPRQHIHRYGVIAGRQEAPRTYAISDLVEKPPPGTEPSDLAIIGRYVLPPEIFPILSRVQAGAGGEIQLTDGLRVLQQRHGLYGYAFTGRRHDVGTLPGLLETTLRLAYHKPELRDRLRAVMQELMDEP is encoded by the coding sequence GTGATCACCCCCGTCAAAAAAGCGGTGATTCCGGCCGCCGGGCTCGGCACCCGTCTGCTGCCGGTCACCAAGGTCTCGGCCAAGGAACTGCTGCCCGTCGTCGACCGACCGGCCAGCCAGTACGTGGTTGAAGAGGCCAGCGCCGCCGGCATTACCCATATCATCTTTGTGATCAGCCGCTCCAAAGACGACATCGGACGCTATTTTGCTCCTGACGCACGGCGGCTGGCCGACCGGGACACCGAGAACCGGCTGGCCGGTCTCAACGCCTTGCTCAGCCGCGTCAGTGTCAGCTGTGTGTACCAGGACGAGCCCCGCGGCCTGGGCCACGCCGTCTTATGCGCCCGGGAGGCCGTTGGCGATGAGCCCTGCCTCGTCATCCTGCCCGACGATCTGGGCCAGGCTGACCCACCGCTGAGCGCCCAGCTGCTCCAGGTCTATGAACGCACGGGCAAAGGCGTGCTGGCCCTGGAGCAGATCCCGCGCCAGCACATTCATCGCTACGGCGTCATTGCCGGCCGCCAGGAAGCGCCCCGGACGTATGCCATTTCAGACCTGGTTGAAAAACCTCCGCCCGGCACCGAGCCGTCCGATCTGGCCATTATCGGTCGCTATGTGCTGCCTCCCGAGATTTTTCCCATTCTGAGCCGGGTGCAAGCCGGGGCGGGCGGGGAGATCCAGCTGACGGACGGCCTGCGCGTGCTCCAGCAGCGTCACGGCCTGTACGGCTATGCCTTTACCGGGCGTCGGCACGACGTTGGCACACTGCCGGGTCTGCTCGAAACCACACTCCGGCTGGCCTACCACAAGCCCGAGCTGCGCGACCGGCTGCGCGCAGTCATGCAGGAACTCATGGATGAGCCGTAG